From Aedes albopictus strain Foshan chromosome 1, AalbF5, whole genome shotgun sequence, one genomic window encodes:
- the LOC134285190 gene encoding uncharacterized protein LOC134285190: MNSLCLINYLSSRVLRKIPNCETVFITLENYPRRFRAVMSSSGKHPTGCCKACNRPNNAEVMIACDICGSRFHHTCAGVQSSTLLKPWSCGYCSSRGDGTSSSAISVSSSSSSARLRLRQLEESKALDDRLLLQQAERERAFLAEKHQLESEIQAERQLRGSTSSFRSRHSRHSYKSEIRTWINQSTDTPGKAEGQQAGASTSTPLASTENVALAVPVQQVVPPSQSTILPDHSTAVQEIASHRSLSEANIIQAPGIHPPNAQGQASIVAVVSVAGCDPLGTATLTNAVTTPPFAQLISAPNHDVFQQDQQKPSPPYPIRRQHPPTNQSGPKEPALSDAEPLVGRQVPAQAYAEGEVHAGAIGPQQQKVPQQVQQPNQPFRPNTGYYVPPAMNLNTPAHAAVSFPVQWPPNANVGFVGNRYPTVSQHPVPPASACYPTSFYQPPYNAGQPTGPIPTWGPLNAAHQRSNTVQEATIRTNTTQVQREPGHNTQQSFAGQAPSFYPAPTAEGVLSAQHLAARQVVSRDLPRFSGDPLEWPMFISAYESTTAMCGIQPDENLARLQKCLVGGAREKVLSILTLPAALPEIIETLREECGRPEQLVHCLLVKIRHAPAPNVNKLDTLINFGREIRNLVTYIEAANLQDHLSNPMLLSELVGKLPPSLRLDWGLHTQKVPQVTLKAFSDYVTSIKAAACKVSLPNESCQEESRRGKKEKGGFVNAHSIDEKRVTECSTRNTNNTSSSKKEFLPRSETFKPKPCPVCNRNDHKLRECEKFIGFNVDQRKRLVGEMKLCQRCLGSHGKWPCRMKQSCEVDGCAEPHHKLLHPSKPKTSSSVQPAGSSGVISAHCSRQAGVLFKVLPVILSSNGKSVLTFAFLDDGSNLTLMEEEIADELGLQGNVSSLCIQWTGSVTRKEPTSRQVELRISGVHGGPEYTMSEVQTVPHLDLPQQSLDYEKLSKEFPHLRGLPVRSFSNAVPKVLIGLDNAALKLTLDKRERRSKEPIAAKTRLGWTIFGGAQGGQQRADRVMLHVCNCNEDETLHNLVNDYFSVETIGVNPTMPLESPEDQRARQILAQTTRRTDSGRFECGLLWKSDDFELPDSYKMAERRMVCLEKKLGKDPALKMKVLEQIDEYLDRGYAHKATEDELRDSDQRRVWYLPIGIVQNPRKPGKVRIVWDAAARIGNTSLNSMLLTGPDLLTPLLKVMYGFRQRQYAAVGDVRQMFHQLLVRQEDRQAQRFLFRTDPEQAPTIYVMDVVVFGTSCSPCLAQHVKNTNAEEYKELYPDAASAIINKTYVDDFLDSRDSIEEMVRIVNEVRWIFDQAGFELRNWQSNSEDVLRRVGADINETAKSFTVEKSTVAERVLGMRWDPKDDLFVFDTQFREDLLPLLTGVIVPTKRQVLRVVMSHFDPLGIVATYTVHGKILIQDVWRSRVSWDDPITAEDFESWQRWVKLVPNLTQVEIPRCYFPNYDPASYDSIEIHVFVDASLKAYCAAAYFRIIDNGSPRCALVAAKTKVTPLQPQSIPRNELSAGVIGVRLLKSVLENHSIPVKKRYMWTDATTVLAWLRVDPRNYRQFVAFRVAEIQTETRVEEWHYVPSSLNVADKGTKWGSGPCFDPASPWFTGPEFLYRAESEWPRQPAKFAEPQEEVRVVNHHAAVCDFVVDFTKFSSWGDLLKNIGYLYHFVHRCRSSPRVMTKSRVAVLEQKDYAAAERSVWRVIQSVEYTGEIATLLKNSELPSDKQMPLERNSLLKKLSPFLDDEGVLRMRSRINDAAIYYSYDFQNPVIVPRRNHVTELLIYKYHQRYGHANADTVVNELRQRYYIARVRSVVKNVVKQCMWCKVYRAKPAEPRMADLPHPRLKPYVRPFTFTGLDYFGPLIVKHRRSNEKRWVALFTCLTVRAVHVEVVHSLSAEACKMAIRRFISRRGAPQKIFSDNGTNFRGAARELVNETRAINRELAAIFTNEEIEWVFNPPSAPHMGGVWERKVRSMKEAFKSLHHRQHLNDEELMTFLAEAEMMVNSHPLTFVPLEDSTEEAVTPNNFLLMSSSGANTSSRIPVDEEVPLRLNWKLMQQLLNQFWKRWIQGYLPTIARRTKWFSDVRPLQVDDPVVIVDETVRNGWLRGRVVKIYPAKDGQVRKVDVQTSSGVFHRPAIKVALLDILQGSKAIQG, translated from the coding sequence atgaattcgCTTTGTTTAATAAACTATCTTTCCAGTCGAGTTTTGCGGAAAATCCCGAACTGCGAAACAGTTTTTATTACACTCGAAAATTATCCAAGAAGATTCCGCGCAGTTATGAGCAGTTCAGGTAAGCATCCTACCGGTTGCTGTAAGGCGTGTAACCGCCCGAACAACGCCGAAGTTATGATCGCTTGTGACATTTGTGGAAGCCGTTTCCACCACACTTGTGCGGGAGTGCAATCGTCGACGTTGCTCAAGCCTTGGAGTTGTGGCTATTGCTCTAGCCGAGGCGACGGCACCAGCAGTTCAGCGATATCCGTCAGCTCTTCTAGTTCTAGTGCCCGATTACGTTTGAGGCAACTGGAAGAGTCGAAAGCACTCGACGACCGCCTTCTACTCCAGCAGGCTGAGCGAGAACGAGCTTTTCTAGCTGAAAAACACCAACTAGAGTCGGAAATCCAGGCAGAAAGACAGTTGAGGGGAAGTACATCAAGCTTTAGGAGCAGGCACAGTCGTCATAGCTACAAGAGTGAGATTCGAACGTGGATCAACCAGTCAACAGACACTCCAGGGAAGGCTGAGGGCCAACAAGCCGGTGCGTCAACATCAACCCCGCTTGCATCCACAGAAAACGTAGCGTTAGCGGTACCGGTCCAGCAAGTTGTCCCGCCAAGTCAATCGACCATTCTCCCGGATCATTCGACGGCAGTTCAAGAGATTGCCAGTCACCGTTCACTCTCCGAAGCAAACATCATCCAAGCCCCGGGCATTCATCCTCCGAACGCCCAAGGTCAAGCAAGCATTGTGGCTGTAGTTTCGGTAGCTGGCTGCGATCCGTTAGGAACAGCAACATTGACCAATGCTGTTACCACCCCTCCGTTCGCGCAGTTGATCTCAGCTCCGAATCACGACGTCTTCCAGCAAGACCAGCAGAAACCATCTCCACCATATCCGATCAGACGACAGCATCCACCGACGAATCAGTCAGGTCCAAAGGAACCAGCGTTGTCAGATGCGGAACCATTGGTGGGACGTCAGGTTCCTGCCCAAGCCTATGCTGAAGGAGAAGTTCATGCGGGAGCAATAGGTCCGCAGCAACAGAAGGTGCCCCAGCAAGTCCAACAGCCTAATCAACCTTTCCGCCCCAATACCGGTTACTACGTTCCGCCAGCCATGAACCTGAATACTCCAGCACATGCAGCTGTATCGTTTCCCGTACAGTGGCCACCAAATGCTAATGTGGGTTTCGTGGGTAATCGATACCCAACTGTCAGCCAGCATCCCGTGCCACCAGCCAGCGCGTGTTATCCCACAAGTTTCTACCAGCCACCATACAATGCTGGTCAGCCCACAGGTCCAATACCGACTTGGGGACCACTGAATGCAGCACATCagcggtcgaatacggtgcaggaAGCAACAATAAGAACCAACACGACGCAAGTTCAGCGGGAGCCTGGACATAACACTCAGCAGTCCTTTGCAGGCCAAGCTCCGAGCTTCTACCCTGCGCCAACTGCTGAAGGAGTTTTGAGTGCACAACATTTAGCCGCCCGTCAAGTTGTATCCCGCGATCTTCCCAGATTTTCTGGTGATCCCCTTGAGTGGCCAATGTTCATTAGCGCATATGAGTCCACGACGGCCATGTGTGGGATTCAGCCGGACGAGAACCTGGCCAGGCTTCAGAAATGCTTGGTAGGAGGCGCCAGGGAGAAAGTTCTTAGCATCCTAACGCTGCCGGCTGCGCTACCCGAGATTATTGAGACACTGCGGGAAGAATGTGGACGACCAGAACAGCTGGTTCATTGCCTCCTGGTAAAGATTCGACACGCTCCTGCTCCGAACGTTAACAAACTCGACACGTTAATTAACTTTGGCAGGGAGATCAGGAATTTGGTAACCTACATCGAAGCTGCAAATTTGCAGGATCATTTGTCGAATCCGATGCTATTGTCAGAACTTGTAGGGAAGTTGCCCCCAAGTCTTCGGCTAGATTGGGGGCTTCATACGCAGAAGGTTCCCCAAGTGACACTAAAAGCTTTTAGCGATTACGTCACGTCAATTAAGGCTGCTGCGTGCAAGGTTTCATTGCCAAATGAAAGCTGTCAGGAGGAAAGCCGTCGTGGAAAAAAGGAGAAAGGTGGTTTCGTCAATGCACACTCCATCGATGAGAAGCGTGTGACCGAGTGCAGTACGAGAAACACGAATAACACATCGTCTTCTAAGAAGGAGTTTCTGCCTAGGTCCGAAACCTTCAAACCCAAGCCATGCCCTGTTTGCAACCGGAACGATCACAAGCTTCGAGAATGTGAAAAGTTTATCGGCTTCAATGTGGATCAGCGTAAGCGTCTTGTCGGTGAAATGAAGCTGTGCCAACGTTGCTTAGGGAGCCACGGCAAATGGCCATGCAGAATGAAGCAGTCATGCGAGGTCGACGGCTGTGCAGAACCGCATCATAAACTTCTGCATCCCTCGAAACCGAAAACCAGCAGCAGCGTCCAACCAGCAGGTTCATCTGGTGTTATTTCCGCCCACTGTTCACGGCAAGCCGGCGTACTATTCAAGGTACTTCCCGTCATTCTCTCTAGTAACGGGAAATCCGTCTTGACCTTCGCTTTCCTGGATGACGGATCCAACCTCACGCTGATGGAAGAGGAAATTGCCGATGAGCTTGGATTGCAGGGTAACGTAAGTTCATTATGCATCCAATGGACCGGTAGCGTAACAAGGAAAGAACCGACCTCACGACAAGTTGAGCTGCGCATTTCTGGCGTCCATGGTGGACCGGAGTATACCATGTCCGAAGTCCAAACCGTGCCTCACTTGGATCTGCCTCAACAAAGCCTGGACTATGAGAAACTCTCCAAGGAATTCCCACACTTAAGGGGACTTCCAGTACGAAGCTTTTCGAATGCGGTGCCCAAGGTTCTTATTGGACTAGATAACGCGGCGTTGAAGCTGACACTGGACAAACGCGAGAGACGAAGCAAGGAACCAATAGCTGCCAAAACGAGACTTGGGTGGACGATTTTTGGAGGAGCACAAGGAGGACAACAACGGGCGGATCGCGTCATGCTACACGTATGCAATTGTAATGAAGACGAGACTCTTCACAATCTCGTCAACGACTACTTTTCGGTAGAAACCATTGGTGTTAACCCTACGATGCCTTTAGAGTCACCTGAAGATCAGCGAGCAAGGCAGATCTTGGCCCAAACTACTCGCCGCACTGACTCAGGAAGATTCGAATGCGGCCTGTTATGGAAAAGCGACGACTTCGAACTCCCTGATAGCTACAAAATGGCGGAACGACGGATGGTTTGTTTGGAGAAGAAGCTCGGAAAAGACCCAGCTCTGAAAATGAAGGTGTTAGAGCAGATTGACGAGTATCTGGATCGCGGATACGCCCACAAGGCTACTGAGGACGAGCTACGAGATTCCGACCAACGTCGGGTATGGTATCTTCCCATTGGCATCGTCCAGAATCCCCGGAAACCCGGGAAAGTACGAATTGTATGGGACGCGGCGGCACGCATCGGAAATACATCGCTCAATTCAATGCTGCTCACTGGACCAGACCTTTTGACTCCACTTCTGAAGGTCATGTACGGATTCCGGCAACGACAATATGCTGCAGTTGGAGACGTACGACAAATGTTTCACCAGCTGTTGGTTAGACAGGAAGACAGGCAGGCTCAACGTTTTCTATTCCGGACAGATCCGGAACAAGCACCGACAATCTACGTAATGGACGTCGTAGTTTTCGGAACATCGTGTTCTCCGTGTCTTGCTCAACATGTGAAGAATACAAACGCTGAGGAGTACAAGGAACTGTATCCAGATGCGGCCTCGGCAATCATCAACAAAACCTACGTCGACGATTTCCTGGATAGCAGAGACAGTATCGAAGAGATGGTCCGTATAGTCAACGAGGTGCGCTGGATTTTCGACCAGGCTGGATTCGAGCTTCGAAACTGGCAGTCCAATTCCGAGGACGTTCTTCGACGGGTCGGGGCCGACATCAACGAAACTGCGAAATCCTTCACGGTGGAAAAATCTACGGTTGCCGAACGAGTCCTGGGAATGAGATGGGACCCCAAGGACGATTTATTCGTGTTCGATACACAATTTCGTGAAGATCTTCTACCGTTGCTGACAGGAGTCATCGTTCCTACTAAACGACAAGTTCTTCGCGTGGTTATGAGCCATTTTGATCCTCTGGGCATCGTAGCTACCTACACTGTGCACGGAAAAATCCTTATCCAGGACGTGTGGAGATCTCGCGTATCGTGGGATGATCCAATAACGGCGGAAGACTTCGAAAGCTGGCAGCGCTGGGTGAAACTAGTTCCAAACCTGACGCAGGTTGAAATTCCGCGATGCTACTTCCCGAACTATGACCCGGCCAGTTACGATTCTATTGAAATCCACGTTTTCGTCGACGCTAGCCTGAAAGCGTACTGCGCCGCAGCGTATTTTAGGATCATCGACAATGGCTCGCCACGTTGTGCCCTAGTAGCAGCAAAGACGAAAGTGACACCATTACAACCGCAATCAATTCCAAGAAATGAACTGAGTGCCGGAGTAATCGGAGTGCGACTGCTTAAAAGTGTTCTGGAGAATCACTCAATACCTGTCAAGAAACGGTACATGTGGACGGATGCAACGACCGTTCTGGCTTGGTTGAGAGTAGACCCACGAAATTATCGGCAATTTGTAGCTTTTAGAGTTGCCGAAATTCAGACAGAGACACGCGTGGAGGAGTGGCACTACGTACCATCGAGTTTGAACGTTGCGGACAAGGGTACAAAGTGGGGAAGTGGACCCTGCTTCGATCCAGCCAGTCCGTGGTTCACGGGACCTGAATTCTTGTATCGCGCAGAAAGTGAGTGGCCACGTCAACCAGCGAAGTTTGCGGAGCCACAGGAAGAAGTCAGAGTGGTCAATCACCACGCAGCAGTTTGCGATTTCGTCGTAGACTTCACGAAGTTTTCCAGTTGGGGAGATCTGCTCAAGAACATCGGCTACTTGTATCATTTCGTTCATCGTTGTCGATCATCACCAAGAGTGATGACCAAGAGCAGAGTTGCAGTCTTGGAGCAGAAAGATTATGCGGCGGCTGAAAGAAGTGTTTGGCGAGTTATCCAAAGTGTGGAGTATACCGGTGAAATCGCAACTCTTCTCAAGAATTCCGAGCTTCCCAGCGACAAACAGATGCCGTTGGAGAGAAACAGTCTGCTCAAAAAGCTGTCCCCATTTTTGGACGACGAAGGTGTGCTGAGGATGCGTAGCCGTATTAATGATGCTGCCATCTACTATTCCTACGACTTTCAAAACCCAGTGATCGTTCCAAGGAGAAATCACGTCACCGAACTGCTGATCTACAAGTATCATCAACGCTATGGACACGCTAACGCCGATACCGTCGTCAACGAGTTGCGGCAACGCTATTACATAGCCAGAGTTCGTTCCGTAGTGAAAAACGTAGTAAAGCAGTGTATGTGGTGCAAGGTTTATCGAGCGAAGCCGGCCGAACCAAGAATGGCGGATCTACCACATCCCAGATTGAAGCCTTACGTTCGTCCGTTCACATTTACAGGCCTGGACTACTTTGGGCCGTTGATAGTGAAGCATCGTCGGAGTAACGAGAAGCGGTGGGTAGCACTATTTACGTGTTTGACCGTGCGGGCTGTACACGTGGAAGTAGTGCATTCGCTATCAGCAGAAGCCTGTAAAATGGCGATTCGCCGTTTTATTTCCCGAAGAGGTGCTCCGCAGAAAATTTTCAGCGACAATGGCACTAACTTTCGAGGAGCCGCCCGCGAACTTGTCAATGAAACAAGAGCCATCAATCGGGAGCTTGCGGCTATATTCACCAACGAAGAAATCGAATGGGTTTTCAACCCTCCATCCGCTCCCCACATGGGTGGTGTGTGGGAGCGAAAGGTTCGCTCAATGAAAGAAGCGTTCAAATCATTGCACCACAGACAACATCTGAACGATGAGGAGCTTATGACCTTCTTAGCCGAGGCTGAAATGATGGTGAACTCCCATCCTCTAACATTTGTACCGTTGGAGGATTCGACAGAAGAAGCAGTTACCCCGAACAATTTCCTGTTGATGAGTTCGAGTGGGGCCAACACGTCATCGAGGATACCTGTTGATGAAGAGGTGCCTCTACGGCTAAATTGGAAGTTGATGCAACAGCTGTTAAATCAATTTTGGAAACGTTGGATCCAAGGATATCTTCCGACAATTGCTCGTCGGACCAAGTGGTTCAGCGATGTCCGCCCACTTCAAGTAGACGACCCGGTAGTCATCGTAGATGAAACTGTCCGAAATGGGTGGTTACGAGGCCGAGTTGTGAAGATCTACCCGGCAAAGGATGGTCAAGTGAGGAAAGTCGATGTCCAGACGTCTTCAGGA